A genomic stretch from Kribbella amoyensis includes:
- a CDS encoding Tat pathway signal sequence domain protein encodes MELTRRTVLAGLAAVPVASLLDPRTAAAVPTAPAEVPPVGLSWLEGRPGTAAVTTWGTPWPQGAVRPDQTFELAAADGTAVPLQSWPTAYWPDGSLKWSAHAVTAATPAETYTLKAGTPAAPSTPVTVKNEKQFIDVDTGVIRTRIRKDGTDLISQIWRGGVEIARKGTLVNLRQDRIAEDEETGVARERYESSIEKVTVEQSGPVRAVVRIDGRHVNKKGKSWLPFTVRLYFYAGAENIRMVHTFVYDKDGQNDFLAGLGVRFRVPLRDAAYDRHVRFVGEGHGLLAEAVKGITGLRRDPGAAVRAAQVAGTKLPDPSTWDQRVTTRLQYIPEWGDYSLSQLSADGFKVRKRTKKGYGWIPVDQGERAAGLGYVGGVGGGLAFGLRDFWQRHPTQLDIRGAHTEEAEVTVWLWSPEAGPMDLRFYHDGMGQDTFPEQLEGLNITYEDYEPGFGTPYGIARTSELTFWALPATPSAERLGAMADQVRTPPQLVNPVDHLIGTRVFGGLVSPVDRSHPAKQAIEDHLDFLFDFYRGQVEQRHWYGFWDYGDIMHTFDEDRLVWRYDVGGYAWDNSELSPDLWLWYAFLRSGRADIFRFAEAMTRHTGEVDVYHLGQWAGLGTRHGVQHWADSAKQQRISTAIYRRFYYFLTADERTGDLLSELVDSDRTFLVLDPLRKIRTEPYEPDPHALAIGLGTDWSGLAAAWLTEWERQGPKAATAKAKLLGTMETIGAMPNGFVTGGGLYDLDTGRFAPVTEKTVSVSHLSAMFGQVEICAELIDLVDVPAFEQAWLQYCRLYNASRAEQTAECGAHFGNLILRQGHARLTAYAAARLDRDDLAQRAWREFYTGDGYAPTLPWTAQDVTSTLNPTKAATWVSTNTTALYGLAAIQTLALAGDHITNP; translated from the coding sequence GTGGAGCTCACCCGACGAACCGTCCTAGCCGGTCTGGCCGCTGTCCCCGTGGCCTCGCTGCTGGACCCGCGGACGGCCGCTGCCGTCCCGACCGCCCCCGCCGAAGTCCCCCCGGTCGGCCTGAGCTGGCTGGAAGGCCGCCCGGGCACCGCTGCCGTCACCACCTGGGGTACCCCGTGGCCGCAAGGCGCGGTCCGCCCCGACCAGACGTTCGAGCTCGCCGCGGCCGACGGTACCGCGGTCCCGTTGCAGAGCTGGCCCACGGCGTACTGGCCGGACGGCTCGCTGAAGTGGAGCGCGCACGCGGTCACCGCGGCGACGCCGGCCGAGACGTACACCCTCAAGGCCGGGACGCCGGCCGCACCGAGTACGCCCGTCACGGTGAAGAACGAGAAACAGTTCATCGACGTGGACACCGGCGTGATCAGGACCCGGATCCGCAAGGACGGCACCGACCTGATCAGCCAGATCTGGCGCGGCGGCGTCGAGATCGCGCGCAAGGGCACCCTGGTCAACCTTCGGCAGGACCGGATCGCCGAGGACGAGGAGACCGGAGTCGCCCGCGAGCGGTACGAGAGCTCGATCGAGAAGGTCACCGTCGAACAGTCCGGACCGGTGCGCGCGGTGGTCCGGATCGACGGTCGGCACGTGAACAAGAAGGGCAAGTCCTGGCTGCCGTTCACGGTCCGGCTCTACTTCTACGCGGGTGCTGAGAACATCCGGATGGTGCACACGTTCGTGTACGACAAGGACGGCCAGAACGACTTCCTGGCCGGCCTCGGGGTGCGCTTCCGAGTCCCGCTGCGCGACGCGGCGTACGACCGGCACGTCCGGTTCGTCGGTGAAGGGCACGGCCTGCTCGCCGAAGCGGTGAAGGGGATCACCGGACTCCGCCGCGATCCTGGTGCCGCGGTTCGCGCTGCCCAGGTGGCCGGGACGAAGCTGCCGGATCCGTCGACCTGGGACCAGCGGGTCACGACGCGGCTGCAGTACATCCCCGAGTGGGGCGACTACTCGCTCAGCCAGCTGTCCGCGGACGGGTTCAAGGTGCGGAAGCGGACGAAGAAGGGGTACGGCTGGATCCCGGTCGACCAGGGCGAGCGGGCCGCCGGGCTCGGGTACGTCGGCGGGGTCGGTGGCGGGCTCGCGTTCGGGTTGCGGGACTTCTGGCAGCGGCACCCGACCCAGCTCGACATCCGCGGCGCGCACACCGAGGAGGCCGAGGTCACCGTCTGGCTGTGGTCCCCGGAGGCCGGGCCGATGGACCTGCGGTTCTACCACGACGGGATGGGCCAGGATACGTTCCCGGAGCAGCTCGAGGGCCTCAACATCACCTACGAGGACTACGAGCCGGGCTTCGGCACGCCGTACGGGATCGCGCGGACCAGCGAGCTCACCTTCTGGGCCTTGCCGGCCACGCCGTCGGCCGAACGGCTCGGCGCGATGGCCGACCAGGTCCGCACACCTCCGCAGCTGGTGAATCCGGTGGACCACCTGATCGGGACCCGGGTGTTCGGCGGCCTGGTCAGCCCGGTCGACCGGTCGCATCCGGCGAAGCAGGCGATCGAGGACCACCTGGACTTCCTGTTCGACTTCTACCGCGGCCAGGTCGAGCAGCGGCACTGGTACGGGTTCTGGGACTACGGCGACATCATGCACACGTTCGACGAGGACCGGCTGGTCTGGCGGTACGACGTCGGCGGGTACGCCTGGGACAACTCGGAGCTGTCACCGGATCTATGGCTCTGGTACGCGTTCCTGCGGTCGGGGCGGGCGGACATCTTCCGGTTCGCGGAGGCGATGACGCGGCACACCGGTGAGGTCGACGTGTACCACCTCGGCCAATGGGCCGGGCTCGGGACGCGGCACGGCGTCCAGCACTGGGCCGACAGCGCGAAGCAGCAGCGGATCAGTACGGCGATCTACCGGCGCTTCTACTACTTCCTCACCGCGGACGAACGGACCGGCGACCTGCTGTCGGAACTGGTGGACTCCGACCGGACCTTCCTGGTGCTGGATCCGTTGCGGAAGATCCGGACCGAGCCGTACGAACCGGATCCGCACGCGCTCGCGATCGGGCTCGGGACCGACTGGAGCGGACTGGCCGCGGCCTGGCTGACCGAGTGGGAGCGACAGGGACCGAAGGCGGCGACCGCGAAGGCGAAGCTGCTCGGCACGATGGAGACGATCGGTGCGATGCCGAACGGGTTCGTCACCGGCGGCGGGCTGTACGACCTGGACACCGGCCGGTTCGCCCCGGTGACGGAGAAGACGGTCAGCGTGTCCCACCTCAGCGCGATGTTCGGCCAGGTGGAGATCTGCGCCGAGCTGATCGACCTGGTGGACGTACCCGCGTTCGAGCAGGCGTGGCTGCAGTACTGCCGGCTCTACAACGCGAGCCGCGCCGAGCAGACCGCCGAGTGCGGGGCCCACTTCGGCAACCTGATCCTGCGGCAGGGCCACGCCCGCCTCACCGCGTACGCCGCGGCCCGGCTCGACCGCGACGACCTGGCCCAGCGGGCGTGGCGCGAGTTCTACACCGGTGACGGGTACGCCCCGACCCTGCCGTGGACCGCGCAGGACGTCACCTCGACGCTGAACCCGACCAAGGCGGCGACCTGGGTGTCCACCAACACGACCGCTCTCTACGGCCTGGCCGCGATCCAGACCCTCGCGCTGGCCGGCGACCACATCACCAACCCGTGA
- a CDS encoding Tat pathway signal sequence domain protein translates to MTTLHWLDKPKNQGVTWGVPWRRGTVPAGTPFAIKDGTPVQSWTTATWPDGSVKWSAHAIGPGAPQAEYELVPGETSTAPGQPIKVSEQDDGVQVGTGDVTWILTKPRLIQSIRYGEREVVRDVRLVSLKQDGPDEDGDRTRRETTAEVERIVVEQRGPVRAVVRVEGRHGDWLPFSVRLYFYAGATDVRIVHTFVWDGDPDRDFLAGLGLSADVVMTDEPHNRHIRLAGPEGFLTEAVRGLTGLRRDPGEEVRRAQVAGESVGEIPNPEVSQRLHLIPRWNDYTLDQSSADGFTLRKRTAPGHGWVTIPAGTRAPGYGYVGGAGGGLGFGLRDFWKVHPTRLDIRRAATDLATATVWMWSPSAPAMDLRYWHDGMGQDTYAEQLEGLEITYEDYEPGFGTAHGIARTHELTLRVHEATPSAEALAEHAEMLNFPAQLAASPQRLHEAGVFGSWGLPDPEHQDLEDRLGFLFDYYVRQREQRRWYGFWDYGDVMHTYDRDRHTWRYDVGGYAWDNSELSPDLWLWYQFLRTGRADVFRFAEAMTRHTGEVDVHHLGRWKGLGSRHNVQHWGCSCKQLRISSAIYRRFFYYLTADERTGDLLDELAQAEETFLAVDPLRKVRTDVYTPDSHALSVGLGVDWGALAAAWLTRWERHGDERARQRLVGTMTDIAALPYGFLTGNALFDLSTGRFDTTRATISVSHLSAIFGLPEICAELIDLDLDVPGFEKAWLQYCRLFLATPDQQAAEVGQPLTGISLVQAHSRLAAYAAARTGDPELAKVAWRKFFVDEGDQLNRNALQRETHWHLTAVRSPGVLMPIDEAPFVGTNGAAQYGLAAIQNLALVPEHRTHLGGGTAWSSPDEPS, encoded by the coding sequence ATGACGACACTGCACTGGCTCGACAAGCCGAAGAACCAGGGCGTGACCTGGGGCGTCCCGTGGCGACGCGGCACGGTACCGGCCGGCACCCCCTTCGCCATCAAGGACGGCACCCCGGTCCAGAGCTGGACCACGGCAACCTGGCCGGACGGCTCGGTTAAATGGTCGGCGCACGCGATCGGTCCAGGTGCACCACAGGCCGAGTACGAGCTCGTCCCAGGTGAGACCTCGACCGCACCGGGACAGCCGATCAAGGTGAGCGAGCAGGACGATGGCGTCCAGGTCGGTACCGGTGACGTTACCTGGATCCTGACCAAGCCACGACTCATCCAGTCCATCCGGTACGGCGAACGCGAGGTCGTCCGCGATGTCCGGCTGGTCAGCCTCAAGCAGGACGGGCCCGACGAGGACGGCGACCGGACGAGACGGGAGACGACCGCCGAGGTCGAGCGGATCGTCGTCGAGCAACGGGGACCGGTTCGTGCCGTGGTTCGGGTCGAGGGACGGCACGGTGACTGGCTGCCGTTCAGCGTGCGGCTGTACTTCTACGCCGGCGCGACCGACGTCCGGATCGTGCACACGTTCGTCTGGGACGGCGATCCCGACCGGGACTTCCTGGCCGGCCTCGGTCTCAGCGCCGACGTGGTGATGACCGACGAACCGCACAACCGGCACATCCGGCTCGCCGGTCCCGAGGGGTTCCTCACCGAGGCGGTCCGCGGACTCACCGGTCTACGGCGCGATCCGGGCGAGGAGGTACGCCGGGCGCAGGTGGCGGGCGAGTCCGTCGGGGAGATCCCGAATCCCGAGGTCTCGCAGCGGCTCCACCTCATCCCGCGGTGGAACGACTACACCCTCGACCAGTCCAGCGCAGACGGGTTCACCCTGCGGAAGCGGACCGCGCCCGGCCATGGCTGGGTGACGATCCCGGCCGGGACCAGGGCACCCGGGTACGGCTATGTGGGAGGGGCCGGCGGTGGGCTCGGATTCGGGCTGCGGGACTTCTGGAAGGTGCATCCGACCCGGTTGGACATCCGGCGGGCCGCGACCGATCTGGCCACGGCGACCGTGTGGATGTGGTCGCCGAGCGCGCCCGCGATGGACCTGCGGTACTGGCACGACGGGATGGGCCAGGACACCTACGCCGAACAGCTCGAAGGCCTGGAGATCACCTACGAGGACTACGAGCCCGGGTTCGGCACCGCGCACGGGATCGCCCGGACGCACGAGCTGACCTTGCGGGTCCACGAGGCGACGCCGTCGGCCGAGGCGCTGGCCGAGCACGCCGAGATGCTCAACTTCCCCGCGCAGCTCGCGGCCTCGCCACAACGGCTGCACGAAGCCGGCGTGTTCGGGAGCTGGGGTCTGCCGGATCCGGAGCACCAGGACCTGGAGGACAGGCTCGGTTTCCTCTTCGACTACTACGTGCGGCAACGCGAGCAACGCCGGTGGTACGGGTTCTGGGACTACGGCGACGTGATGCACACCTACGACCGGGACCGGCACACCTGGCGGTACGACGTCGGCGGGTACGCCTGGGACAACTCGGAGCTCTCCCCCGATCTGTGGCTCTGGTACCAGTTCCTGCGGACCGGCCGGGCCGATGTGTTCCGGTTCGCCGAGGCGATGACGCGGCACACCGGCGAGGTCGATGTGCACCACCTCGGCCGGTGGAAGGGACTCGGGTCGCGGCACAACGTGCAGCACTGGGGATGCAGTTGCAAGCAGTTGCGGATCTCCAGCGCGATCTACCGCCGGTTCTTCTACTACCTGACCGCCGACGAACGGACCGGCGATCTCCTGGACGAGCTCGCCCAGGCCGAGGAGACCTTCCTGGCCGTCGATCCGCTGCGCAAGGTGCGGACCGACGTCTACACGCCCGACTCGCACGCCTTGTCGGTCGGGCTCGGGGTCGACTGGGGTGCGCTGGCCGCCGCCTGGCTGACTCGCTGGGAGCGGCACGGTGACGAGCGGGCCCGGCAACGGCTGGTCGGCACGATGACCGACATCGCCGCGCTCCCGTACGGCTTCCTCACCGGCAACGCCCTCTTCGACCTGAGCACCGGCCGCTTCGACACCACCCGCGCGACCATCTCGGTCTCGCACCTGTCCGCGATCTTCGGCCTGCCCGAGATCTGCGCCGAACTGATCGACCTCGACCTCGACGTGCCCGGCTTCGAGAAGGCGTGGCTGCAGTACTGCCGGTTGTTCCTCGCCACCCCGGACCAGCAGGCCGCCGAGGTCGGGCAGCCACTGACCGGGATCTCGCTGGTCCAGGCGCACAGCCGGCTCGCCGCGTACGCCGCCGCGCGGACCGGCGATCCCGAGCTGGCGAAAGTTGCCTGGCGCAAATTCTTCGTCGACGAGGGCGACCAGCTCAACCGCAACGCCCTGCAACGCGAAACCCACTGGCACCTCACCGCGGTCCGCAGCCCCGGCGTCCTGATGCCGATCGACGAAGCCCCCTTCGTCGGCACCAACGGCGCCGCGCAGTACGGCCTGGCCGCGATCCAGAACCTTGCCCTCGTCCCCGAACACCGAACCCACCTCGGAGGTGGAACCGCGTGGAGCTCACCCGACGAACCGTCCTAG
- a CDS encoding YebC/PmpR family DNA-binding transcriptional regulator, translating into MSGHSKWATTKHKKAVIDAKRGKLFAKLIKNIEVAARMGGGDPAGNPTLYDAIQKAKKSSVPNDNIDRAVKRGSGAEAGGAEYQTIMYEGYGPNGVAMLVECLTDNRNRAAADVRTAMTRNGGSLADPNSVAYLFNRKGVIVVAKEQDGKSLSEDDVMEAVLEAGAEEVNDLGESWEVVTEATDLVGARTALQDAGIDYDSADASFVPSMTIELDADGAGKIFRLIEALEDSDDVQNVFANFDVSDEVMESVG; encoded by the coding sequence ATGTCAGGCCATTCGAAATGGGCCACCACCAAGCACAAGAAAGCGGTCATCGACGCGAAGCGCGGCAAGCTCTTCGCCAAGCTGATCAAGAACATCGAGGTGGCCGCCCGGATGGGCGGGGGTGACCCGGCCGGCAACCCGACGCTCTACGACGCCATCCAGAAGGCGAAGAAGTCCTCGGTCCCGAACGACAACATCGACCGCGCGGTCAAGCGCGGCTCGGGCGCCGAGGCCGGTGGCGCGGAGTACCAGACGATCATGTACGAGGGCTACGGCCCGAACGGCGTGGCGATGCTGGTCGAGTGCCTGACCGACAACCGGAACCGGGCCGCCGCCGACGTGCGGACCGCGATGACCCGCAACGGCGGCTCGCTGGCGGATCCGAACTCGGTCGCCTACCTGTTCAACCGCAAGGGCGTGATCGTCGTCGCGAAGGAGCAGGACGGCAAGTCGCTGTCCGAGGACGACGTGATGGAGGCCGTCCTGGAGGCCGGTGCCGAGGAGGTGAACGACCTCGGCGAGTCCTGGGAGGTCGTCACCGAGGCGACCGACCTGGTCGGCGCCCGGACCGCGCTGCAGGACGCCGGGATCGACTACGACTCGGCCGACGCGTCGTTCGTCCCGTCGATGACGATCGAGCTGGACGCCGACGGCGCCGGCAAGATCTTCCGGCTGATCGAGGCCCTCGAGGACAGCGACGACGTGCAGAACGTCTTCGCCAACTTCGACGTCTCCGACGAGGTCATGGAATCCGTCGGCTGA
- a CDS encoding rhamnogalacturonan acetylesterase — translation MASIVATGLAFVMAGGGLGPAPHPDPGLLAQCTGTAPITCTFDVPPGHYDVTVALGNRQEAARTEVLAEARRLMVPATDSAAGELVRRTFTVNVRDPEGQQNSFAGPGTPGLTLTFTGPAPKVSGIGLAPAATPRLFLAGDSTVTDQETAPYTGWGQRLPRWFRHGLSVVNHSGSGESTVSFLAEPAMWAAMRPQLRPGDVALVQFGHNDKQTTAEQFRANLTEIVDGIRATGATPVLVTPIVRRWFTGDRLNATGLIVNGLGVDLPAEMRAVAASKDVSLIDLTARSQAVVEDLGPEAAKALYLTREKRDDTHTSEYGASVYSDLVAAGLTELGLVPDRYWNR, via the coding sequence ATGGCAAGTATCGTCGCGACCGGCCTCGCGTTCGTGATGGCGGGTGGCGGGCTCGGACCGGCTCCGCACCCGGATCCCGGCCTGCTCGCGCAGTGCACGGGGACGGCACCGATCACCTGCACCTTCGACGTACCGCCGGGGCACTACGACGTAACCGTTGCCCTGGGCAACCGTCAGGAGGCGGCGCGGACCGAGGTACTGGCCGAGGCTCGCCGGTTGATGGTGCCGGCGACGGACAGTGCCGCGGGTGAGCTGGTCCGGCGGACGTTCACCGTGAACGTACGCGACCCCGAGGGACAGCAGAACAGCTTCGCCGGACCCGGGACGCCGGGACTCACCCTGACCTTTACCGGGCCGGCTCCGAAGGTCAGTGGGATCGGCCTCGCTCCTGCGGCTACCCCGCGGCTGTTCCTGGCCGGGGACTCGACCGTCACGGACCAGGAGACCGCGCCGTACACCGGTTGGGGCCAGCGGTTGCCGCGCTGGTTCCGGCACGGGCTGTCGGTGGTGAACCACTCGGGCTCCGGCGAGAGTACGGTGTCGTTCCTCGCCGAGCCCGCGATGTGGGCGGCGATGCGGCCGCAGTTGCGGCCGGGCGACGTGGCACTCGTGCAGTTCGGCCACAACGACAAGCAGACGACCGCCGAGCAGTTCCGCGCCAACCTGACCGAGATCGTCGACGGCATCCGGGCGACCGGGGCGACGCCGGTCCTGGTGACGCCGATCGTGCGGCGCTGGTTCACCGGGGACCGGCTGAACGCGACCGGGTTGATCGTGAACGGACTCGGGGTCGACCTGCCCGCGGAGATGCGCGCGGTCGCGGCGAGCAAGGACGTCAGCTTGATCGACCTCACCGCGCGGTCCCAGGCGGTCGTCGAGGACCTCGGTCCGGAGGCGGCGAAGGCGCTCTACCTGACCCGGGAGAAGCGGGACGACACGCACACCTCGGAGTACGGCGCGTCGGTCTACTCCGACCTGGTCGCGGCCGGGCTGACCGAGCTCGGCCTGGTCCCCGACCGGTACTGGAACCGCTGA
- a CDS encoding PLP-dependent aminotransferase family protein, with translation MWRGNDLDSADGTKTEQVEALVLRRIERGDLSIGSRLPSERVLAERLGVSRVTVVRALDQLRADGVLETRRGSGTHVRPLDRLLDPIAPVSTVTAGDQPVLDLRFATTAAPHDVAEVAAQIVADGLPQAMGGDGPPPGGSLELRTALAERLTKEGVPTEPGQLTLTVGAAAGLNAALAGLDLGPGIAITETPTYPAAFDLLRKHRLDVVGWPAGVWDTDQLAHLCRRHKPKVIYLQADNHNPTGLSLPTDRRTAVVEIARRYGAALISDETMRPLWLAGGKQADPLSRYPRTVSVGSLSKTVWGGLRVGWVRTGRQLRRRINTAAKLSVVSPSALDDLLALAIVDRLDRVISRRKTGLRANLAALESGLKALPGVAWSTPTGGMTLWLELTEVRARRVLEAAREQGLLLGAGDLFTPDGTDRRHLRIPFTAPPATLRLVVSRLGLALAQST, from the coding sequence ATGTGGCGGGGGAATGATCTGGATTCGGCGGACGGGACGAAGACCGAGCAGGTCGAGGCGCTGGTGCTTCGGCGGATCGAGCGGGGGGATCTTTCGATCGGTTCGCGGTTGCCTTCGGAGCGGGTACTGGCCGAGCGCCTCGGGGTGAGCCGGGTGACCGTCGTTCGAGCGCTCGACCAGCTGCGCGCGGACGGGGTACTGGAGACGCGTCGTGGTTCGGGGACGCATGTGCGGCCGCTTGATCGGTTGCTCGACCCGATCGCGCCGGTGTCGACCGTGACGGCGGGGGATCAGCCTGTCCTGGATCTGCGGTTCGCGACGACGGCTGCTCCGCATGACGTCGCCGAGGTGGCCGCGCAGATCGTGGCGGACGGGCTTCCGCAGGCGATGGGTGGTGACGGCCCGCCGCCCGGTGGGTCGCTCGAACTGCGGACCGCGCTCGCCGAGCGACTCACCAAAGAGGGCGTACCGACCGAGCCCGGCCAGCTGACTCTCACCGTGGGCGCGGCCGCCGGGTTGAACGCGGCGCTCGCCGGCCTCGACCTCGGACCGGGGATCGCGATCACCGAGACCCCGACGTACCCGGCGGCGTTCGACCTGTTGCGCAAACACCGGCTCGACGTGGTCGGCTGGCCGGCCGGGGTGTGGGACACGGACCAGCTCGCGCATCTCTGCCGGCGGCACAAGCCCAAGGTGATCTACCTGCAGGCCGACAACCACAACCCGACCGGCCTCAGCCTTCCCACGGACCGGCGTACCGCGGTGGTCGAGATCGCCCGACGGTACGGAGCGGCCCTGATCAGTGACGAGACGATGCGGCCGCTGTGGCTCGCGGGCGGAAAGCAGGCGGATCCGCTCAGCCGGTACCCGCGGACCGTCAGCGTGGGCTCGCTCAGCAAGACCGTATGGGGTGGTCTGCGGGTCGGCTGGGTCCGGACGGGCCGTCAGTTGCGCCGGCGGATCAACACCGCCGCGAAGCTCAGCGTGGTGTCGCCGAGTGCGCTGGACGACCTGCTCGCCCTCGCGATCGTGGACCGGCTCGACCGGGTGATCTCGCGCCGCAAGACCGGCCTCCGGGCGAACCTGGCCGCCCTCGAATCCGGTCTCAAGGCGCTGCCCGGGGTGGCGTGGTCGACCCCGACCGGCGGGATGACCTTGTGGCTGGAGCTGACCGAGGTCCGGGCCCGGCGCGTCCTCGAGGCGGCCCGCGAACAAGGGCTGCTGCTGGGCGCGGGCGACCTGTTCACCCCGGACGGTACGGACCGGCGGCATCTGCGGATCCCGTTCACCGCGCCGCCCGCGACACTGCGGCTCGTGGTGTCCCGGCTGGGCCTCGCGCTGGCTCAGTCCACTTGA
- the pdxS gene encoding pyridoxal 5'-phosphate synthase lyase subunit PdxS: MTDSQNTTPQTGTAKVKRGMAEMLKGGVIMDVVTAEQAKIAEDAGAVAVMALERVPADIRAQGGVSRMSDPDMIDSIIGAVSIPVMAKARIGHFVEAQVLQSLGVDYIDESEVLTPADYANHIDKWNFTVPFVCGATNLGEALRRITEGAAMIRSKGEAGTGDVSNATTHMRQIRQELRKLQNLPEDELFVAAKELQAPYELVKEVAQAGKLPVVLFTAGGIATPADAAMMMQLGAEGVFVGSGIFKSGNPAQRAEAIVKATTFYDDPDVLAKVSRGLGEAMVGINVDEIPQPHRLAERGW; this comes from the coding sequence GTGACCGACAGCCAGAACACGACCCCGCAGACCGGCACCGCCAAGGTGAAGCGCGGGATGGCGGAGATGCTCAAGGGCGGCGTGATCATGGACGTCGTGACGGCCGAGCAGGCCAAGATCGCCGAGGACGCCGGCGCCGTGGCGGTGATGGCGCTCGAGCGGGTCCCGGCCGACATCCGCGCCCAGGGTGGCGTCTCCCGGATGAGCGACCCGGACATGATCGACAGCATCATCGGCGCCGTCTCGATCCCGGTGATGGCCAAGGCCCGGATCGGTCACTTCGTCGAGGCCCAGGTACTGCAGAGCCTCGGGGTGGACTACATCGACGAGTCCGAGGTGCTCACCCCGGCCGACTACGCGAACCACATCGACAAGTGGAACTTCACCGTTCCCTTCGTCTGCGGAGCGACCAACCTCGGCGAGGCGCTGCGCCGGATCACCGAGGGCGCGGCGATGATCCGCTCCAAGGGCGAGGCCGGGACCGGTGACGTGTCCAACGCGACCACCCACATGCGCCAGATCCGCCAGGAGCTCCGCAAGCTGCAGAACCTGCCCGAGGACGAGCTGTTCGTCGCGGCGAAGGAACTGCAGGCGCCGTACGAGCTGGTCAAGGAGGTCGCCCAGGCGGGCAAGCTGCCGGTCGTGCTGTTCACCGCCGGCGGGATCGCCACCCCCGCCGACGCCGCGATGATGATGCAGCTCGGCGCCGAGGGCGTGTTCGTCGGCTCCGGCATCTTCAAGTCCGGCAACCCGGCCCAGCGCGCCGAGGCGATCGTCAAGGCGACCACCTTCTACGACGACCCGGACGTGCTGGCCAAGGTCTCCCGTGGGCTCGGCGAGGCGATGGTCGGCATCAACGTCGACGAGATCCCGCAGCCGCACCGACTCGCCGAGCGGGGCTGGTGA
- the pdxT gene encoding pyridoxal 5'-phosphate synthase glutaminase subunit PdxT, with translation MSKPVIGVFALQGNVREHLAMLAQVGVEGVPVRRPAELAAVDALVLPGGESTTMDKLARSFELFEPLQKRIADGLPVFGTCAGMIMLANEITGGIEGQETLGGLDVTVRRNAFGRQVDSFEAELEFAAFDTPYHAVFIRAPWVERVGLAVEVLSTVSSGPAAGRIVAVRHDRLLATSFHPEMTGDARLHGYFADLVRDL, from the coding sequence GTGAGCAAGCCTGTCATCGGGGTGTTCGCGCTGCAGGGCAACGTGCGCGAGCACCTCGCCATGCTGGCCCAGGTCGGCGTCGAGGGCGTTCCGGTCCGCCGGCCGGCCGAGCTGGCCGCCGTGGACGCGCTGGTGCTGCCCGGCGGTGAGTCGACCACGATGGACAAGCTGGCCCGGTCGTTCGAGCTGTTCGAGCCGTTGCAGAAGCGGATCGCGGACGGCCTGCCGGTGTTCGGGACCTGTGCCGGGATGATCATGCTGGCCAACGAGATCACCGGCGGGATCGAGGGCCAGGAGACGCTCGGCGGCCTCGACGTCACGGTCCGCCGGAACGCGTTCGGGCGCCAGGTGGACTCGTTCGAGGCCGAGCTGGAGTTCGCCGCGTTCGACACGCCGTACCACGCCGTGTTCATCCGGGCACCGTGGGTCGAGCGGGTCGGCTTGGCGGTCGAGGTACTGTCGACGGTGAGCTCGGGCCCCGCCGCGGGTAGGATCGTCGCGGTTCGCCATGATCGGCTGCTGGCCACGTCGTTCCACCCGGAGATGACCGGGGACGCCAGGCTGCACGGGTACTTCGCCGACCTGGTGCGTGACCTCTGA
- a CDS encoding DUF6891 domain-containing protein, with amino-acid sequence MTEQALGERTARELRGLARVLVRSGYADRAGVTAALTEAVREDAPSAEVATLVPDLIDQALADLAEDAATWPVVTGPDRLDSVLAELESLGLVVVRYTSDHHAARAVLEAAAEPKGLVFFTDTDVWHAVDFGMLELKVWHPDTANVAPGEPLLEDILTLLRERDLPAVFDEGRIEVTVDWQRRVTL; translated from the coding sequence GTGACCGAGCAGGCGCTCGGCGAGCGGACCGCGCGCGAGCTGCGCGGTCTGGCCCGAGTGCTCGTCCGGTCCGGGTACGCCGACCGCGCGGGCGTGACCGCCGCGTTGACGGAAGCCGTTCGTGAGGACGCGCCGTCGGCCGAGGTGGCCACGCTGGTGCCCGATCTGATCGACCAGGCGCTGGCCGACCTCGCCGAGGACGCTGCCACCTGGCCCGTCGTCACCGGGCCGGACCGGCTCGACTCGGTTCTCGCCGAGCTGGAGTCGCTCGGCCTCGTGGTGGTCCGCTACACGTCGGACCACCACGCCGCCCGGGCGGTCCTGGAGGCGGCCGCGGAGCCGAAGGGGCTGGTGTTCTTCACCGACACCGACGTCTGGCACGCCGTCGACTTCGGCATGCTCGAGCTGAAGGTGTGGCACCCGGACACCGCGAACGTGGCGCCGGGGGAGCCGTTGCTGGAGGACATCCTGACGCTGCTGCGGGAGCGGGACCTGCCGGCCGTGTTCGACGAGGGCCGGATCGAGGTCACCGTCGACTGGCAGCGCCGCGTGACGCTGTGA